From the genome of Sylvia atricapilla isolate bSylAtr1 chromosome 26, bSylAtr1.pri, whole genome shotgun sequence, one region includes:
- the ACSBG2 gene encoding long-chain-fatty-acid--CoA ligase ACSBG2 isoform X2, producing the protein MRGTVLCESEARMALAEPVSVAYCNSALQGTCEVSSEDVLLISSPSTAEPHNSEPGEDSTMERHQVNSLSPKASPAGSSVWTTRCDGEVKLRMEEQGFGSEAPKTVHQLLQESVDKYSDYYALASKKNGRWVKLTYKMYYDECWKAAKSFLKLGLERFHGVGILGFNSAEWFIADIGAILAGGFAVGIYTTNSPEACHYVAENCSANVIVVENHKQLQKILEIEDRLPHLKGIVQYGEEIKEKRPNLYSWREFMELGRDVPDSRLHGIIASQKPNQCCTLIYTSGTTGQPKGVMLSHDNLTWTAAVGGRFIGLSDARDRQEEVVSYLPLSHIAAQMCDIWAAMSFGVQVYFAQPDALKGSLVETLREVRPTAFLGVPRVWEKMEEKMKSVGMKASALRRRVASWAKEVGLQTNLKRMNGCSEVPVNFRLARQLVYRKVRKAIGLDRCTKCYTGAAPITRETLEFFLSLNIPVLELYGMSESSGPHTISLPHAFKLGSCGKELAGCHTLIHKPDKDGIGEICFSGRHVFMGYLNMEDKTKEAIDEDGWLHSGDLGKHDKDGFLFITGRIKELIITAGGENIPPVPIEDAVKNAVPIISNAMLVGDKAKFLSMLLTLKCVVDAETGEPRDDLSPEALEFCQKLGSKATKVSEIISSKDKAIYAAIQKGISAVNEGAVSNAQRVQKWALLEKDFSVFGGELGPTMKLKRPVVAQKYRDQIAQFYTDLETPSGEPSTRT; encoded by the exons cactgctgagccacACAACAGTGAGCCAGGGGAAGATTCCACGATGGAGAGACATCAGGTGAACTCACTCAGTCCCAAAG cCTCCCCTGCTGGCTCCAGTGTGTGGACAACACGTTGTGATGGAGAGGTCAAGCTGAGGATGGAAGAGCAGGGCTTTGGCAGCGAGGCCCCAAAGACTGtgcaccagctcctgcaggaaagTGTGGACAAGTACAGTGACTATTACGCCCTTGCATCCAAAAAAAACGGCCGGTGGGTAAAGCTGACCTACAAGATGTACTATGATGAGTGCTGGAAAGCAGCCAAAAGCTTTCTGAAG CTGGGCCTGGAGCGTTTCCATGGAGTGGGCATCTTGGGATTTAATTCTGCAGAGTGGTTCATTGCTGACATTGGAGCTATCCTTGCAGG aGGATTTGCTGTTGGGATCTACACTACAAACTCTCCTGAGGCTTGTCATTACGTAGCAGAGAACTGCAGTGCCAATGTTATAGTGGTGGAAAACCataaacagctgcagaaaatcttagaa ATTGAAGACAGACTACCTCATCTGAAGGGCATTGTTCAGTATGGGGAGGAGATCAAAGAGAAGAGACCAAATCTGTACTCA TGGAGGGAGTTcatggagctgggcagggacgTGCCGGACTCGCGGCTCCACGGGATCATCGCATCCCAGAAACCCAACCAGTGCTGCACCCTCATCTACACCTCGGGCACCACGGGCCAGCCCAAGGGCGTCATGCTGAGCCACGACAAC CTGACGTGGACGGCGGCAGTGGGCGGACGCTTCATCGGGCTGAGCGATGCCCGTgacaggcaggaggaggtggtCAGTTACCTGCCCCTCAGCCACATCGCTGCACAGATGTGTGACATTTGGGCAGCCATGTCCTTCGGAGTGCAAGTGTACTTTGCCCAACCGGATGCATTGAAG GGCAGCTTGGTGGAGACCCTGCGGGAAGTGAGGCCAACTGCTTTTTTGGGAGTTCCTCGTGtctgggaaaaaatggaagagaaaatgaaatctgtGGGCATGAAAGCCTCAGCGCTCCGAAGGAGAGTGGCATCATGGGCCAAGGAAGTGGGGCTGCAGACCAACCTGAAGAGAATGAATGG GTGCTCCGAGGTGCCGGTGAATTTCCGCCTGGCCAGGCAGCTGGTGTACAGGAAGGTGCGCAAGGCCATCGGCCTGGACCGCTGCACCAAGTGCTACACGGGGGCTGCTCCCATCACCAGAGAGACCCTGGAATTCTTCCTGAGCCTGAACattcctgtgctggagctctATGGGATGAGTGAGAGCTCCGGGCCTCACACCATCTCCCTACCTCACGCCTTCAAGCTCGGCAG ctgtgggaaggagctggcagGCTGCCACACCCTGATCCATAAACCAGACAAGGATGGCATTGGGGAGATCTGCTTCTCAGGAAGGCATGTCTTCATGGGCTACCTGAACATGGAGGACAAAACCAAAGAGGCCATCGATGAGGATGGCTGGCTGCACTCAGGGGACTTGGGCAAGCATGACAAGGATGGGTTCCTCTTCATCACAGGCAGAATTAAAG AGCTCATCATCACTGCAGGAGGTGAGAACATTCCTCCTGTTCCAATCGAGGATGCTGTCAAGAATGCTGTTCCCATCATCAGCAACGCCATGTTGGTTGGAGACAAAGCCAAGTTCCTTTCTATGCTCCTGACACTAAAG TGCGTTGTGGATGCAGAAACGGGCGAGCCCAGGGATGACCTCAGTCCAGAAGCTCTGGAATTCTGTCAGAAGCTGGGCAGCAAGGCCACCAAGGTCTCAGAAATCATCAGCAGCAAAGACAAGGCCATCTACGCTGCCATCCAGAAAGGGATCTCTGCTGTCAATGAGGGAGCCGTGTCCAACGCCCAGAGAGTCCAGAAGTGGGCCCTGCTGGAGAAGGATTTCTCTGTCTTTGGTGGAGAGCTTG GCCCCACCATGAAGCTGAAGAGGCCGGTGGTGGCTCAGAAATACCGGGACCAAATCGCTCAGTTTTACACGGACTTGGAAACCCCCTCGGGGGAGCCCTCGACCCGGACAtag
- the ACSBG2 gene encoding long-chain-fatty-acid--CoA ligase ACSBG2 isoform X1 — protein MRGTVLCESEARMALAEPVSVAYCNSALQGTCEVSSEDVLLISSPSTAEPHNSEPGEDSTMERHQVNSLSPKAASPAGSSVWTTRCDGEVKLRMEEQGFGSEAPKTVHQLLQESVDKYSDYYALASKKNGRWVKLTYKMYYDECWKAAKSFLKLGLERFHGVGILGFNSAEWFIADIGAILAGGFAVGIYTTNSPEACHYVAENCSANVIVVENHKQLQKILEIEDRLPHLKGIVQYGEEIKEKRPNLYSWREFMELGRDVPDSRLHGIIASQKPNQCCTLIYTSGTTGQPKGVMLSHDNLTWTAAVGGRFIGLSDARDRQEEVVSYLPLSHIAAQMCDIWAAMSFGVQVYFAQPDALKGSLVETLREVRPTAFLGVPRVWEKMEEKMKSVGMKASALRRRVASWAKEVGLQTNLKRMNGCSEVPVNFRLARQLVYRKVRKAIGLDRCTKCYTGAAPITRETLEFFLSLNIPVLELYGMSESSGPHTISLPHAFKLGSCGKELAGCHTLIHKPDKDGIGEICFSGRHVFMGYLNMEDKTKEAIDEDGWLHSGDLGKHDKDGFLFITGRIKELIITAGGENIPPVPIEDAVKNAVPIISNAMLVGDKAKFLSMLLTLKCVVDAETGEPRDDLSPEALEFCQKLGSKATKVSEIISSKDKAIYAAIQKGISAVNEGAVSNAQRVQKWALLEKDFSVFGGELGPTMKLKRPVVAQKYRDQIAQFYTDLETPSGEPSTRT, from the exons cactgctgagccacACAACAGTGAGCCAGGGGAAGATTCCACGATGGAGAGACATCAGGTGAACTCACTCAGTCCCAAAG cagcCTCCCCTGCTGGCTCCAGTGTGTGGACAACACGTTGTGATGGAGAGGTCAAGCTGAGGATGGAAGAGCAGGGCTTTGGCAGCGAGGCCCCAAAGACTGtgcaccagctcctgcaggaaagTGTGGACAAGTACAGTGACTATTACGCCCTTGCATCCAAAAAAAACGGCCGGTGGGTAAAGCTGACCTACAAGATGTACTATGATGAGTGCTGGAAAGCAGCCAAAAGCTTTCTGAAG CTGGGCCTGGAGCGTTTCCATGGAGTGGGCATCTTGGGATTTAATTCTGCAGAGTGGTTCATTGCTGACATTGGAGCTATCCTTGCAGG aGGATTTGCTGTTGGGATCTACACTACAAACTCTCCTGAGGCTTGTCATTACGTAGCAGAGAACTGCAGTGCCAATGTTATAGTGGTGGAAAACCataaacagctgcagaaaatcttagaa ATTGAAGACAGACTACCTCATCTGAAGGGCATTGTTCAGTATGGGGAGGAGATCAAAGAGAAGAGACCAAATCTGTACTCA TGGAGGGAGTTcatggagctgggcagggacgTGCCGGACTCGCGGCTCCACGGGATCATCGCATCCCAGAAACCCAACCAGTGCTGCACCCTCATCTACACCTCGGGCACCACGGGCCAGCCCAAGGGCGTCATGCTGAGCCACGACAAC CTGACGTGGACGGCGGCAGTGGGCGGACGCTTCATCGGGCTGAGCGATGCCCGTgacaggcaggaggaggtggtCAGTTACCTGCCCCTCAGCCACATCGCTGCACAGATGTGTGACATTTGGGCAGCCATGTCCTTCGGAGTGCAAGTGTACTTTGCCCAACCGGATGCATTGAAG GGCAGCTTGGTGGAGACCCTGCGGGAAGTGAGGCCAACTGCTTTTTTGGGAGTTCCTCGTGtctgggaaaaaatggaagagaaaatgaaatctgtGGGCATGAAAGCCTCAGCGCTCCGAAGGAGAGTGGCATCATGGGCCAAGGAAGTGGGGCTGCAGACCAACCTGAAGAGAATGAATGG GTGCTCCGAGGTGCCGGTGAATTTCCGCCTGGCCAGGCAGCTGGTGTACAGGAAGGTGCGCAAGGCCATCGGCCTGGACCGCTGCACCAAGTGCTACACGGGGGCTGCTCCCATCACCAGAGAGACCCTGGAATTCTTCCTGAGCCTGAACattcctgtgctggagctctATGGGATGAGTGAGAGCTCCGGGCCTCACACCATCTCCCTACCTCACGCCTTCAAGCTCGGCAG ctgtgggaaggagctggcagGCTGCCACACCCTGATCCATAAACCAGACAAGGATGGCATTGGGGAGATCTGCTTCTCAGGAAGGCATGTCTTCATGGGCTACCTGAACATGGAGGACAAAACCAAAGAGGCCATCGATGAGGATGGCTGGCTGCACTCAGGGGACTTGGGCAAGCATGACAAGGATGGGTTCCTCTTCATCACAGGCAGAATTAAAG AGCTCATCATCACTGCAGGAGGTGAGAACATTCCTCCTGTTCCAATCGAGGATGCTGTCAAGAATGCTGTTCCCATCATCAGCAACGCCATGTTGGTTGGAGACAAAGCCAAGTTCCTTTCTATGCTCCTGACACTAAAG TGCGTTGTGGATGCAGAAACGGGCGAGCCCAGGGATGACCTCAGTCCAGAAGCTCTGGAATTCTGTCAGAAGCTGGGCAGCAAGGCCACCAAGGTCTCAGAAATCATCAGCAGCAAAGACAAGGCCATCTACGCTGCCATCCAGAAAGGGATCTCTGCTGTCAATGAGGGAGCCGTGTCCAACGCCCAGAGAGTCCAGAAGTGGGCCCTGCTGGAGAAGGATTTCTCTGTCTTTGGTGGAGAGCTTG GCCCCACCATGAAGCTGAAGAGGCCGGTGGTGGCTCAGAAATACCGGGACCAAATCGCTCAGTTTTACACGGACTTGGAAACCCCCTCGGGGGAGCCCTCGACCCGGACAtag